The following DNA comes from Pseudomonas sp. Tri1.
TGTCGATGTTGTTGGTGCCCACCAGTGCCCGGGCGAGTTTATTGAAGGCGTAGTAATCCTCGGTCAGCAGTTGGCCGGAGATGTAGAACGCTACGCTGTCTGGGCCGTGCTCGGCGATAGTCTCGGCGAAGACACTGGCGGCGTGATCCAGGGCGCTGTCCCAGTCTGTGCGCGCTCGGGCCAGGCCTTTGCCCAGGCGCAACTCCGGGTAGAGGGCGCGTGCGGCGAGGTCGCCGGTCAGGTGCAGGGTCGAGCCCTTGCTGCACAGTTTGCCAAAGTTGGCCGGATGGGCGGGATCGCCACTGACGCCGAGGATGCGCTCGTCGTCATGTTCGATCAGCACGCCGCAACCGACCCCGCAATAACAGCAGGTCGAGGCCGTGGTCTGGCGGTTCATCAGCTTGCGTCCCGTAGGGCCAGTTGCACCCGGCCGTTTTCGACCCTGGCCGAATGATGATGGGCGCAGCCGACATCCGGGGCCTGGGCCTGGCCGCTTTCCAGGTCGATCTGCCAGTTGTGCAGCGGGCAGGCCACACGCTTGCCGTAGACCAACCCTTGGGACAAAGGACCGCCCTTATGCGGGCAACGGTCATCGAGGGCGAACACTTCATCGTCGCTGGTGCGGAAAATCGCGATATCGCCTTTCGGGCCATTGATGATGCGCGAACCGAGGATATTGATTTCTTCCAGCGCGCAGATATCCAGCCAGTTCATGCCGACACCTCCAGGTTTTTCACGGGGATGACTTCAAACTCTTTTTTCAGCAGTGGCTGTTCCAGGCGCTGTTTCCATGGATCCTGCTCCAGCGACAGGGAAAACTTCAGGCGCTCATGAAGGGCCTTGCGCCGCGCCGGGTCTTCGAGCACGGCTTTCTTGATGTGCTCCATGCCGACCCGCTGCATGTAATGCACGGTGCGTTCGAGGTAGAAGGCTTCTTCGCGGTACAGCTGCAGGAAGGCGCCGTTGTATTCGCGCACTTCTTCGGCGGTCTTGAGTTTGACGAAGAACTCGGCCACTTCGGTCTTGATCCCGCCGTTGCCGCCGATGTACATCTCCCAGCCGGAATCGACGCCGATAATGCCGACGTCCTTGATGCCCGCTTCCGAGCAGTTGCGTGGGCAACCAGAGACGGCCAGCTTCACCTTGTGCGGCGACCACATGTTGAACAGGTCGTGTTCCAGCTCGATGCCCAGTTGGGTCGAGTTCTGCGTGCCGAAGCGGCAGAACTCGCTGCCCACGCAGGTTTTCACGGTGCGGATGGACTTGCCATAGGCGTGCCCGGAGGGCATGTCGAGGTCTTTCCAAACGCCGGGCAGGTCCTGCTTCTTGATCCCCAGCAAGTCGATACGCTGGCCGCCAGTGACCTTGACCATCGGCACGTTGTACTTGTCGGCCACGTCGGCGATGCGCCGCAGCTCCGACGGATTGGTCACGCCACCCCACATCCGTGGCACGACCGAATAAGTGCCATCTTTCTGGATGTTGGCGTGGGCGCGTTCGTTGATCAGGCGCGATTGCGGGTCGTCCTGGGCTTCGCCGGGCCAAGTGGAAATCAGGTAGTAGTTCAGCGCCGGGCGGCAGGTGGCGCAGCCGTTGGGGGCGCGCCAGTTCAGGTAGCTCATGGCGTCAGCGATGGTCAGCAGGTGCTGGTCGCGGATCGCCTGGCGGATCTGGCCGTGGTTGAGGTCGCTGCAGCCGCAGATGGCTTTTTCGCTTTTCGGCTTGACGTCCGCCGCACCGCCCACGGTGTTGATCAGGATCTGCTCGACCAAGCCGGCGCAGGAGCCGCAGGAGCTGGCGGCCTTGGTGTGTTTTTTCACGTCGTCGACGCTGAACAGCCCGTGCTCCTGGATCGCCTTGACGATGGTGCCTTTGCACACGCCGTTGCAGCCGCAGACTTCGGCGCTGTCGGCCATGCTCATGGCTTTGTCCTGGCCCTGGTGTCCTACGTCACCCAAGGCGTTTTCGCCGAACATCAAGTGATCGCGGATCTCGCTGATGCCGTGGTTCTCACGGATCTGGCGGAAATACCAGCCACCATCTGCCGTATCGCCGTACAGACAGGCGCCCACCAGCACGTCATCCTTGATCACCAGTTTTTTATAGACGCCGCCAATCGGGTCGGAAAGGGTGATGGTCTCGGTGCCTTCGCCGCCCATGAAGTCCCCGGCGGAAAACAGGTCGATGCCGGTGACTTTGAGCTTGGTCGAGGTCACCGAGCCCTTGTACGTGGCGAAGCCCAGTTGTGCGAGGTGGTTGGCGCAGACCTTGGCCTGTTCGAACAGCGGGGCCACCAGGCCGTAGGCGGTGCCACGGTGGTTGGCGCATTCACCGATGGCATAGATGCGCGGATCGTAGGTCTGCATCGTGTCGTTGACCAGGATCCCGCGGTTGCACGGGATGCCGGATTTTTCCGCCAGTTCGGTGTTGGGCCGGATACCCGCGGCCATCACCACCAGGTCGGCGGGGATGATGTCACCGTTCTTGAACTGGACCGAGCCGACCCGGCCGTTGCCAGCGTCGTGCAAGGCTTGGGTTTGTTCGCTGAGGCGGAATTTCAGGCCACGGTTTTCCAGGGCGGTTTGCAGCAGTTGGCCGCTGGTCTTGTCCAGTTGCCGTTCCAGCAACCATTCGCCCAGGTGCACCACGGTCACGTCCATGCCCCGCAACTTCAGGCCATTGGCGGCTTCCAGGCCGAGCAGGCCGCCGCCGATCACCACCGCATGCTTGTGGGTCTTGGCGGTGTTGATCATGGCCTGGGTGTCGGCGATGTCGCGGTAGCCGATCACGCCTTCCAGGGTGTTGCCGGGGATCGGCAGGATAAAGGGCGTGGAACCGGTGGCGATCAGCAGGCGGTCATATTCGGCTTCGCTGCCGTCTTCGGCGATGACCCGGCGCTTGACCCGGTCGATCTCCACCACCTTGCGGTTGAGCAGTAGCTTGATGTTGTTGTCCAGGTACCAGCTCAGGTCGTTGAGCACGATCTCTTCGAACGTCTGCTCACCGGCCAGTACCGGTGAGAGCAGGATGCGGTTGTAGTTGGTGTGGGGCTCGGCACCGAACACCGTGATGTCGTACAGCTCGTTACTCAGTTTGAGCAGTTCTTCGAGGGTTCGAACCCCGGCCATGCCGTTGCCGATCATTACCAGTTTGAGTTTTTTCATCAGGGTTCTCCGCAAGTTCAGGCCCGTTTCATCACGGTGATCGGGCTGGCTCGGCAATTTTTTCGAAAACAAAAAAAGGCGTCCCGCTAGTTGCCTAGCGAGGACGCCTTTGTCCTGGTCCCGTTCTCTCGGGAAGCACCGCCTTCATCGTTGGAGGCGTTGCTTTATGTATGGTGAGAGAGGTTATGCAGTGGTTGTGCCAAGTGGCTCTGGGGCGCGGATTTATTGGGGGAGCGGCTGATGGCACGCAGGGAAGAGGGATTTATTGCACCGAATCAAAGCGTGTTGCCCGGTAATGGAGCGTGGTAGCCGATAGCTTGGTAGTGGCAGATAGGCCCTCATCGCGAGCAAGCTCGCTCCCACATTGGATCTGTGGTGGCCACAAAACCTGTGGGAGCGAGCTTGCTCGCGATGGGCGCGACTGGATCTCAGCCATGAAACACCAAAAACAGCAGCACGATGTTCACCACCAAAGACGCCAGCGCCAACGTCCGCCAGACCTTCAGCGGTTCTCTTTCCAGCAGCGGCCGGGGCCTTACGCCCAAGCTGCGGCGTTCGCCCTGTTCCAGCAGCAACAACCATTCCTCGGCGGTTTCAAAGCGCTGCTGCGGATCGGCCTCGACGGCACGTTCCAGGCTTTGCCCGAGCCATTCGGCCAGGTCTGGCCGATAGCGACTGGCATTGACCGGCACGCCAAAGCGCGGGCGCTGGAATGCTTCGATTTCGCCGTAGGGATAATGCCCTGTCAGCAGAAAATACAAGGTCACGCCGACGGCATACAAATCCTGTTGCGCGGTCGGCGCGGTGCCACCGAAGGCTTCCGGCGCTATATAGCTGGGTGTGCCGGGCAGCACGTTGGCCTGGTCTTCGGACAGGCCCGGGCAGTACGCCAGGCCGAAATCCAGCAAACGCAACTCCCCGTCATCGCCCAGGTGCAGGTTTTCCGGCTTGATGTCGCGGTGGTAGATCTGCCTTCGATGCAGCAGGCCCACCGCCCGCACCAGCCGTTGCGCCAACTCCAACCATTGGGCGAGAGGTAGTGGCCCGTCCTGGTTGAACAGCTCGGCCAGGGTCATGCCCGAGTATTCGCGCATCACGTAGTACAAATGCTGACGCTGGGGAACGCCATGGACCTCGGGAAACTGTCGCCCCGCGACCCGTTTGAGAAACCATTCTTCCGACAGCAATGCCTGGCCAGCCCGGGTGTCGTCCCGTAGCTGCCCGGGCAAGGTTTTCAGCAGCCACGGCTGGCCCTGACCGTCGTGTACCCGGTAGAGCAATGACTGTTGGCTCTGGCCGAGCAGGCCTTCGATCTGCCAGCCTTCGAACACCTGGCCCGGTTTCAGCGCCGGCGGCAGGGGCCATTGCTGCAATTGGATCAGTGCATCGCCGATGCTCGCTTCACCCAACGCATCGACTCGCACCAACAGGGCGCTGGCGTTGTCCTGGCTACCGGCCAGGTGCGCGGCGTTGACCAGTGTCTGCGCCGCGAGGTCGAGGTCCGGCTGGTCGCGAAGGATGCCGGCGATGGCCGTGTCCCCCAGGACCGCCCAGACCCCGTCGCTGAGCAGGACGAAGGTTTCGTCGGTGCGCAGTTCGCCGTCGAGAAAGTCCAGGATCAGGTGTTGATCCAGTCCCAGGGCACGCTTGAGCACATGTTGCATGCCCTGTTGTTCCCAGACGTGGTCTTCGCTGACCCGTTGCAACTGGTCGGCGTGCCAGCGGTAGACCCGGCAATCACCGACATGCGCGAGGGTGAAGCGCCGACCGCGCAGGACCAGGGCGCTGACGGTGGTGAGCAGCGGCTGCCCGCCGCCGTTGGCCTGCAACCAGCGATTCTGCGCCAGTAACAAGCGGTCCAGCGCTTGGGCCACGCCCCAGGTCTGTGGCGTGGCGTAGTAGTCCAGGGCCAGGGCCTGCAAGGTCGAACGGGCGGCCAGCCCGCCATCGGCGCATTGGCTCACGCCGTCGGCGATGGCGAACAGGTATCCCTTGCTGGCGGCCAGGGCCGGGGCCGGGGTGACCAGGCGCAAGGCGTCCTGGTTCTCTTCCCGTGGGCCGATGGCGCTGGCTTCGGCGAAACTCAGTTGCAGGCTCATGGTTGCAGGTTATACCCGAGCAGCGGTGACAGCGGCCGAACCCCAAGTGGTCCTCCAGCGACGTTTTACACCGTGCAGGCCGAACCAGGCCAGGACACCGAGGCTGGCGAACAACCACAGCGCCAGTTGATAGCTGCCGGTGCTCTGCTTGATCGCGCCCATGCCCGCCGCGAGGGCGAAGCCACCGATGCCGCCGGCCATGCCGATCAGCCCGGTCATCACGCCGATTTCGCGGCGGAAGCGTTGTGGCACCAGTTGGAACACCGCGCCGTTGCCTGCACCGAGACCGAGCATGGTGCAGACGAACAGGGCCAGGGCCGCATAGGAACTTGGCAGGTTGAAACCCACCGCCGCGATGCAGACTGCCGCTACGGTGTACATGCCGAGCAAGGTGCGGATGCCGCCGAAACGATCGGCCAGGGCGCCGCCTAGTGGCCGCATCAGGCTGCCACCGAAGACGCAGGCGGCGGTGTAGTAGCCGGCGGTTACCGGGCTCAGGCCATATTGGTCGTTGAAGTAGCCGGGCAGGGCACTGGCCAGGCCGATGAAACCGCCAAAGGTCACGCTGTAGAAGAACATGAACCACCAGCTGTCACGGTCGCCCAGGGCCTTGAGGTAGTCGGCCATGGATTTGGCTTTCGGCCGCTCGGGGGCATTCTTGGCCAGCCAGGCGAAGAGCACCAGGGTCAGCACCAGCGGGATCAGCGCGAAGCCGAACACGTTGGTCCAGCCGAAGGCCACCGCCATGACCGGGGCGATCAACGCGGCGAGCACGGTGCCCGAGTTACCAGCACCGGCAATGCCCATGGCCTTGCCCTGATGCTGTGGCGGATACCACTGGGACGCCAGCGGCAGGGCCACGGCGAACGAAGCACCGGCCACGCCCAGGAACAGGCCCAGCAGCAGGGCTTGTTCATAGCTGTGGATGCCCAGTTTCCAGGCGCAGAACAGCGCGCTGATCACAATCACCTGGCCCACCATGCCGGCGGTCTTTGGTGAAATCCGATCGGCCAGCAGGCCCATGAACAAGCGCAATACGGCGCCAGCCAGGATCGGCGTTGCCACCATCAGGCCGCGTTGTTGGGTGGTCAGGTGCAGGTCGGCGGAGATCTGCACCGCCAGTGGGCCGAGCAGGTACCAGACCATGAAACTCAGGTCGAAATAGAGGAAGGCCGCGAACAGTGTCGGGGTATGGCCGGATTTCCAGAAGCTTGAATTCATCGCGCACCTCAGCTGTAAAAGTCTCGAGAAATGAGTCAGTGCTTTGAGCAGTGCGCCGTCTGTGGTCGCACCACCGGCCCCGAGGGGCCAAAACAAAAAAACGCCGCAACCCGGATCGCCAGAGAGGCAAGGAGGGTGTGCGACGTCTTTGTCGTAGGTGGGGCAACCGCCGTTGGTTACCTGTGGGTTTGCTTAAGCGAGATCTGTGCCAACCCGAGAGATTGGGGGGAGCCTTATCGCGAGCAGGCTCGCTCCCACAGTTGATCGGAGGTGTTCGCAAATATCGTGTTCACCCCCGCAAACCTTGTGGGAGCGAGCTTGCTCGCGATGGCGGCGGGTCAGTCGATATTGATGTTGGATGCACAACCGCTATCGCGAGCAAGCTCGCTCCCACAGTGGATTTGGGGTGTTCGCGAATGCTGTGTTCACCCCTGGACCTGTGGGAGCGAGCCTGCTCGCGAAGGGACCAGGCCAGGTGCTACAAGGCCTTCAGCCCAGCAACTCATTCATGGCAATGATCTGTTCCGCCACCTGGATCAGCTTCTGCTGGCGGCTCATGGCCTGGCGGCGCATCAAGGTGTAGGCCTGCTCCTCGTTGCATTCCTTCATTTTCATCAGCATGCCCTTGGCCAGTTCGATGCGCTTGCGTTCGGCCAGTTGCTGGTCCCGGGCCAGGAGCTGGGCGCGCAGGGCCTGGTCGCTTTCGAAGCGGGCCATGGCCACATCGAGGATCGGTTGCAGGCGCGCGGCGTGGATGCCTTCGACGATGTAGGCGCTCACGCCCGACTTGATTGCCTGGCGCATCACATCCGGGTCGTGCTCGTCGGTAAACATGACGATCGGTCGTGGTTGGTCGCGGCTGACCAGCACCACTTGTTCCATCACATCGCGCCCGGGTGACTCGGTATCGATCAGAATTACGTCCGGACGCACCGTTTCGACGCGTGCCGGCAGGTCAATGGTCAAGCCGGATTCGTCGATGACTTCGAATCCGGCCTCAATCAGGGCGGCCTTGAGGCGGCCGACTTTTTTCGCCGTGTCGTTGATCAGCAGGATACGCAGCATGGTCGAGGCTCCTGTCAGCGGCTGGCGAGAAGGGGAGCCGCATCGCTCAAGGCGTGCAGTTTGAAGCTGCGGGCGTACCCGGCCGGATCCGAGCCGTCCCAGGTGATGCCGTCGATCAGTTGGCTGCTGCGCATGTTCAGGTGTGGAGCCGCGATGTCCAGCGCCGCGCAGGCTTCACGGTACAGCTTGAGTTGCTGGACCTGCTGCGCCACGGCCAGGTAGTCCGGGTCTTCGCGCAGCAGGCCCCAACGACGGAACTGCGTCATGAACCACATGCCATCGGACAGATACGGCAGGTTCACCTCGCCGTTGCCATGAAAGCGCATCGCGTGAGGGTCCTGCCAGCTGTTGCCCAGGCCATCGGCGTAGATCCCCAGCAGCCGGGGTTCGATGCAATCCAGTGGCGCGTCGAGGTATTCGGGCGCACTCAACAGTTGCGCGGTGCTGCGACGGTTCTCGGGGCTTTGTTCGATGAAGCGGCTGGCTTCGAGGATCGCCATCACCAGTGCCCGGGCGGTATTGGGGTACTGCTCGACGAACGCGCGGGTGCAGCCGAGGACTTTTTCCGGGTGATCGGGCCAGATGGTCTGGGTGGTCGCCAGGGTGAAGCCCAGGTTCTGTTTCACCGCGCTGGCGCACCAGGGTTCGCCGACGCAGAACCCGTCGATACGCCCGGCTTGCAGGTGGGCGATCATTTGCGGCGGCGGCACCACCACGCTGTCGACATCCGTCAGGGGGTGGATGCCCTGGGCGGCGAGCCAGTAATAGAGCCACATGGCGTGGGTGCCGGTGGGGAAAGTCTGGGCGAAGGTCAGTTTCGGGCGAGTTTGGTGCACGTGGTGCTCCAGTGCCTCAGGACTGGTCACGCCCTGGGCCTGGAGGCCATGGGACAGGTTGATGCTCTGGCCGTTCTGGTTCAGGCCCATCAGTACAGCCATGTCGGTCGGTGCCACGCCGCCGATGCCCAGGTGCACCGCATAGATCAGGCCGTACAGGCTGTGGGCGGCGTCGATTTCACCGCTGACCAGCTTGTCCCGCAGGTTGGCCCAGGACGTCTGGCGCTTGAGGTTCAGGGTCAGGCCGTAGGGTTGGGCGAAACCCTGGGTGGCGGCCACCACCACCGGCGCGCAATCACTCAAGGCCATGAAACCAAGGTTGACCGCGCTCTTTTCCGGGGCATCGCTGCCGTTGACCCAGGCCAGGGGGTTGGCTGGAACTTCATTCATCGCGCATCACCTTCTACATAAAAAAGCGCCGTACCCGGACGGCTGCCAGAGCAGGGCCGGATGACGACGCCGTTGTCCCTAAAAACTAGTGTGGCACGCATTCCGCCGTTGGTATGGGCGCCGATGAACTCTAATGGTGCAAGGCATATGCCAGCCCGACGCCTCATCACCTTTCCATCAGGATTCAAGGCGCCGTGTCTTTCATCCTGTCGCTCCTTGAACCGCCACGTAACAAAGGAGACGGCTGTGCAAAACAAATCATTTCGCGCCACGGCATGGCCTGATCTGCGCGAACGCGTGCTGCACCTGCGTGTCGCCCAAAGCCCGGTTCAACTGAGCGCCGCGGGACTTGGGCTCGATCGCTGCCTGCCGGTCGGTTGGCAAGGGCTGGTGGTGCTGCGCGATTCGCTGGCGTTCACGGGCGGCGAGCTGCATGTATTGCCTGTGTGCGCCGCGTCGCTGGTGAAGCTGCAGGCTTTTTTCGACATGAGCGATGCCTTCGCCGAACAAAGGGCTGAGGTTGCGCCGTGGGCGGTGTTGCCGGTGGCGGATGAGATCGTCCGATCCGGGGAACGGCTCGAGCGCTGGTACATCGAGCAAGCGATGGGCGGTACCTCGGATTATCACGCGGTCGCCAACCTGTTGCGTCATCACGAGAGCTACGGGCTCGTGCGGTTTTTGTTGGAACAAGGCACTCGCAGCGAAAAACTCAACACCCTGGCGCAGCGCTACGGCGTATCGGTTTCGCATTTTCGAAGGCTTTGCCGACAGGCCCTGGGCAGTGCGGCCAAGCCAGCCCTGCGTGGCTGGCGCACCGCCCAGGCGTTGTTGAACATGAGCCTTCAGGACGGCTCGCTGACCGATGTGGCACTGGAGTTCGGCTTTGCCTCTTCTTCGCATTTCTCCAAGGAAGTCCGCGAATTGGTGGGCTTCGCGCCGAGCAATCTCGCCGACATCACCTACCTTTCCGGTCATTGATCCGATGAGCCGCCGATGGGTATCCCTGCCCCTGTTGTCCGTCTGCTTGAGCACGGTGTTGCCGCTCGCACCCATTGTCGTGCGAGCCGATGTCTATACCTTCGAAGCCCGTGAACAGAGCGCGCGGACCTTCTTCAGTGAACTGTCCGGGTCGTTGGGCAAGCCGGTCGTTGTCAGCAAGGTCGCCGCGACCAAGCGGATTGGCGGTACGTTCGATCTGCGCACGCCACAACGGACTTTTGAACGAGTCAGCGCGCAGATGGGGCTGATCTGGTACAGCGATGGCCAGGCGATTTATCTGTATGACGCCTCGGAAATCAAAAGCTCCATGGCGTCCTTGCAGACCTTGACCGTGGCCAAGCTGCTGGGGTTTCTCAAACAGTCCGGGCTGCATGATGCCCGCTATCCACTACGCAATGATGGATTGCGCACGTTTCACGTCTCCGGGCCGCCCATCTACGTTGATCTGGTGCTGCAAGCGGCCGGGTTGATGGACAACCAGCGCTCCGAACTGTTGCTCGGCAAGCAGCAGATTGGCGTGATCCATGTGCGCAATACCTTCGTCAGTGACCGCAAATATGAGCTGCGCGATGACAAAGTGATCATCCCCGGACTGGCGACCGTGATCGAGCAACTGTTGCGCGGCGAAAAGCACGAGGTCGAGCCGGCGGTGGCGCAAGCTCCTGGTCAGCGACCGCCCGGGTCGATGCCGGTGTTTCCCCTGGAGGGCCTGGCGAACACAGCCTCGGAGCAAGATCCAATGGCGCCGCGCGTCATTGCCCGAGAGGTGGCCGCCGGCAATATCCGGGTGGTGGCCTACCCGGACACCAACAGCCTGTTGGTCAAGGGGCTGCCGGAGCAGGTGCGTTTTATCGAAAACCTGGTCGATGCCCTGGACACGCCGAAACGCCACGTCGAGTTGTCGTTGTGGATCATCGATCTGCACAAGGATGAACTCAATCAGTTGGGCATCAACTGGCAAGGCGCCGTGAAATCCGGGGGCACCTTCAGCGCATCCCTCAACGCTGGCTCGGCGACCACCCTCGATGGCGCGTCGTTCGTGACCCAGGTCATGGCGATGGAGCGGACCCAGCGAGCGAACGTGGTCTCGCGCCCGGTCATCCTGACGCAGGAGAACGTGCCGGCGATTTTCGACAACAACCGCACGTTTTATGCCCCGCTGGTCGGGGAGCGCAGCGTCGACTTGCAGCATGTGACCTACGGCACGCTGGTGAGCGTACTGCCCCGGTTCGCCCAGGCGGACGAGATCGAAATGTCGCTCAATATCGAGGACGGCAACGAAGTCGAGAATCCCGGCCAGGGGGAGCACCAGGGCGCGTTGCCGACGGTCGGCCGTACCCGCATCAGTACGGTGGCGCGGGTGCCCCAGGGCAAGAGTCTGCTGGTGGGCGGCTTCACCCGCGATGACCACGGCGAGCAAATCGGGCGCGTACCGGTGTTGGGGTCGATTCCGTGGATCGGACGCTTGTTCAGCTATCGCCAGAGCCGCTCGGCCAACACCGTGCGGGTGTTCCTGATCCAGCCCAAAGAGATTCGCGACGGTTTTGAACCCGCCACCGTCGAACACGGCGCGCAGTTGCTGAGCCCGGAGCAGTATGAGCGTCTGCGCCGCTCCTATTTTCGACTGTCAGAACCATGATCCTGCCGCCGATCTCCCTGGGTGGCCGAGCGGCCCAGGCCCGGCTGAATACCGAGAAGGCCGCCGAACATCCGCAGCCGCCGATAGAGGCCGAGACAGGGCTGGATGACGGCGCGACGGCGGCGGTGGCGCAGCGCCTCGTGCAGATCAGCGATGAGTTGTCAGCGGCGCTGACGCAATTTCGTGGCCGGCGCTTGTTCGAGCAAAAGTCCGAGGGGCTGACCGATACCTTCGAGCGCGTGCTGGAGGACGATACCGTGCCCAAGGCGCGGCAGGTACTGAGCCTGGCGCGGCTGGCGGATAAACCCGTCACCTGGTTGCTGCAAATGGCGCGACAACTGTTCCCCGATGACAGCGACCTGGCGCTGGTGCTGCGGGCGTTGTTGCGCCGAAGGACATTGGAAGCGCGCACACGGCAGCGACTCGAAACGCTCTTGCAGACGGTGATTGCCCAAGGCTCTCCCAAGCGTATGAACGCCGGGATCAACGCCGCGCTCAAGGCCAGGCTGTTCGGTGCGGCCATGGCGGTGCGTGCCGGGCTGTTGCGCGAGACTTACCGGGATTTCCTCGAGTCCGACGACGGTCCGCTCAGTTGTTACCAGGACTGGATTGCCCTGTACGGCCCGGCACAACGCAAGGGGGTGTTGGCCTTCATCGAAGCCGCGCTACTGACCGATATCAGCGCCCAGGACCCCAGTTGCTCGCGCGCCGAGTTCGGCCAACTGCTGGCCCGGGTGATCGACCTCAAACGCCTGCGCTCAGCCGATGAGTTGTTTATAGGCGCACTGCTCGGCGATGCGCTCATCTGCCGGCACAACCCCGATGAGTCCGACTGGCTGGTGTTCCTGTTCGGCGTGTTGACCTACCCCGATGAACTCGACCAGCTGTTACTCGGGGTGTTGGGGGAGGGTGTGCTGCTCAGTGCCCACCGTGAGCGTTCGATGCTGCTCCAGACCGTGCGCCGGCTCAGCCTGCAATTGCCATCGCCCCTGTTTGCCGACGAAGACGCGCCGTTGCGCCTGGCCGCACAGTTCACCCGCCTGGCAGACGTTGCCTATGCCCACGAATGCATCGACCAGCGCCGCGCCGGCGGCCATCCATGATGTTGTCCCGGAGCCAGGCCTGAATGCTCAATGTATTTCTGCGCAACGTCGGTGCTCGCCCGGAGCTGCTGATCCTGACATTGATGGTGATGATCATTGCCATGCTGATCATCCCGCTGCCGACGGTGCTGGTGGATTTTCTCATCGGCCTGAACATCGTCATCTCGCTGTTGGTGTTCATGGGCTCGTTCTACATCGAGCGCATCCTCAGCTATTCGACGTTCCCGGCGTTGCTGCTGTTGACGACGCTGTTTCGCCTGGCGCTGTCGATCAGCACCAGCCGCTTGATTCTCAGTCAGGCCGATGCCGGTGAGATCATTGCGTCGTTCGGTGACTTCGTCATCGGCGAAAGCCTGGTGGTGGGCTTCGTGATTTTTTCCATCGTTACCATTGTCCAGTTCATCGTCATCACCAAAGGCTCGGAGCGGGTCGCTGAAGTGGCGGCGCGTTTCTCCCTGGACGGCATGCCCGGCAAGCAGATGAGCATCGACGGTGACCTCAAGGCCGGCGCCATCGACGCGGCCCAGGCCCGGGAAAAGCGCAGCGTGCTGGAGCGTGAAAGCCAGTTGTACGGCTCTTTCGACGGGGCGATGAAATTCATCAAGGGCGATGCCATCGCCGGCATCATCATTATCTTCGTCAACTTCATCGGCGGCATGGCCATCGGTGTCGGGCAACTGGGCATGGACATGTCCACGGCCCTGTCGACCTACACCCTGTTGACCATCGGCGATGGTCTGGTTGCGCAGATCCCCGCGCTGCTGATCGCCATCGGCGCCGGCTTCATCGTCACTCGCGTCAATGGCGATGACAGCAACCTGGGGCGCAACATGCTCGCCCAGATGCTGGGTAACCCGTTCGTCCTCGGCGTCACCGCGTTGCTGGCGGTGGGCGTGGGCCTGTTGCCGGGTTTTCCGCTGCTGACCTTTTTGTCGATCGCCAGTGTGCTGGGGCTGGTGGTGTTTGTGCGCCATCGCCGATCCTCGCGTCCGGCCGGCTCGGGGGAAAGCCGTGCCGCACCCGCCGAGCAGGACGCGTTGCCGAGCGATTCCGGGTTGCTGGAGGATATCGACAACATTGCCACCGAAACCGTCGCCCTGATGTTGCTGGTGCCCACCGCGCGCCTGCAAGCGTTGGAGAAGGACCGTTGGGCCGCGCGCTTTCGCAGCCAGTTCTTCGTCGATTACGGACTGCGCATTCCCGAACCGCAGCTACGGGCCAGCGAGGC
Coding sequences within:
- the nirD gene encoding nitrite reductase small subunit NirD encodes the protein MNWLDICALEEINILGSRIINGPKGDIAIFRTSDDEVFALDDRCPHKGGPLSQGLVYGKRVACPLHNWQIDLESGQAQAPDVGCAHHHSARVENGRVQLALRDAS
- the nirB gene encoding nitrite reductase large subunit NirB produces the protein MKKLKLVMIGNGMAGVRTLEELLKLSNELYDITVFGAEPHTNYNRILLSPVLAGEQTFEEIVLNDLSWYLDNNIKLLLNRKVVEIDRVKRRVIAEDGSEAEYDRLLIATGSTPFILPIPGNTLEGVIGYRDIADTQAMINTAKTHKHAVVIGGGLLGLEAANGLKLRGMDVTVVHLGEWLLERQLDKTSGQLLQTALENRGLKFRLSEQTQALHDAGNGRVGSVQFKNGDIIPADLVVMAAGIRPNTELAEKSGIPCNRGILVNDTMQTYDPRIYAIGECANHRGTAYGLVAPLFEQAKVCANHLAQLGFATYKGSVTSTKLKVTGIDLFSAGDFMGGEGTETITLSDPIGGVYKKLVIKDDVLVGACLYGDTADGGWYFRQIRENHGISEIRDHLMFGENALGDVGHQGQDKAMSMADSAEVCGCNGVCKGTIVKAIQEHGLFSVDDVKKHTKAASSCGSCAGLVEQILINTVGGAADVKPKSEKAICGCSDLNHGQIRQAIRDQHLLTIADAMSYLNWRAPNGCATCRPALNYYLISTWPGEAQDDPQSRLINERAHANIQKDGTYSVVPRMWGGVTNPSELRRIADVADKYNVPMVKVTGGQRIDLLGIKKQDLPGVWKDLDMPSGHAYGKSIRTVKTCVGSEFCRFGTQNSTQLGIELEHDLFNMWSPHKVKLAVSGCPRNCSEAGIKDVGIIGVDSGWEMYIGGNGGIKTEVAEFFVKLKTAEEVREYNGAFLQLYREEAFYLERTVHYMQRVGMEHIKKAVLEDPARRKALHERLKFSLSLEQDPWKQRLEQPLLKKEFEVIPVKNLEVSA
- a CDS encoding bifunctional protein-serine/threonine kinase/phosphatase; this encodes MSLQLSFAEASAIGPREENQDALRLVTPAPALAASKGYLFAIADGVSQCADGGLAARSTLQALALDYYATPQTWGVAQALDRLLLAQNRWLQANGGGQPLLTTVSALVLRGRRFTLAHVGDCRVYRWHADQLQRVSEDHVWEQQGMQHVLKRALGLDQHLILDFLDGELRTDETFVLLSDGVWAVLGDTAIAGILRDQPDLDLAAQTLVNAAHLAGSQDNASALLVRVDALGEASIGDALIQLQQWPLPPALKPGQVFEGWQIEGLLGQSQQSLLYRVHDGQGQPWLLKTLPGQLRDDTRAGQALLSEEWFLKRVAGRQFPEVHGVPQRQHLYYVMREYSGMTLAELFNQDGPLPLAQWLELAQRLVRAVGLLHRRQIYHRDIKPENLHLGDDGELRLLDFGLAYCPGLSEDQANVLPGTPSYIAPEAFGGTAPTAQQDLYAVGVTLYFLLTGHYPYGEIEAFQRPRFGVPVNASRYRPDLAEWLGQSLERAVEADPQQRFETAEEWLLLLEQGERRSLGVRPRPLLEREPLKVWRTLALASLVVNIVLLFLVFHG
- a CDS encoding nitrate/nitrite transporter, with protein sequence MNSSFWKSGHTPTLFAAFLYFDLSFMVWYLLGPLAVQISADLHLTTQQRGLMVATPILAGAVLRLFMGLLADRISPKTAGMVGQVIVISALFCAWKLGIHSYEQALLLGLFLGVAGASFAVALPLASQWYPPQHQGKAMGIAGAGNSGTVLAALIAPVMAVAFGWTNVFGFALIPLVLTLVLFAWLAKNAPERPKAKSMADYLKALGDRDSWWFMFFYSVTFGGFIGLASALPGYFNDQYGLSPVTAGYYTAACVFGGSLMRPLGGALADRFGGIRTLLGMYTVAAVCIAAVGFNLPSSYAALALFVCTMLGLGAGNGAVFQLVPQRFRREIGVMTGLIGMAGGIGGFALAAGMGAIKQSTGSYQLALWLFASLGVLAWFGLHGVKRRWRTTWGSAAVTAARV
- a CDS encoding ANTAR domain-containing protein; amino-acid sequence: MLRILLINDTAKKVGRLKAALIEAGFEVIDESGLTIDLPARVETVRPDVILIDTESPGRDVMEQVVLVSRDQPRPIVMFTDEHDPDVMRQAIKSGVSAYIVEGIHAARLQPILDVAMARFESDQALRAQLLARDQQLAERKRIELAKGMLMKMKECNEEQAYTLMRRQAMSRQQKLIQVAEQIIAMNELLG